A stretch of DNA from Sphingopyxis sp. MWB1:
CCTTTGGCGTTATCGCCTGCGCGCCCGCCATTCACGCCGCCGTGGTCGAGCGCCTGCACGACCGGGCAGTGACGCTTTCAGCCGCGCGCTGAGACGCAGCGGCCTGCGCCCCCCCAGCGCCGAAAAAGCCCGGTTGCGCTTGACATTCGGGCCGACTCGCCCTAACCGCCACCCTATTCCGACAACATGACCGGACGGCGAAGCGCGCCTGGCGCATTCGTGGTCCGTTTTTTGCGTTGGATAATCAGACGCTTTGAGATGGGGCCGTTGCCAGCGCGCCCTGTGGAGCAGGAGAAAGTTACCAATGGCACGTATCGCGGGCGTCAATCTGCCCACCAACAAGCGCGTAATCATCGCGCTCACCTACATCCACGGCATCGGCCGCAAGACCGCCGTCGACATTGCCGACAAGTTGGGCATCGACCACAGCCGCCGTATTCAGGACCTCAGCGACGCCGAAGTCCTCCAGATCCGTGAAACCCTCGACGCTGATCACACGGTGGAAGGCGACCTGCGCCGCAACACCGCGATGAACATCAAGCGCCTGATGGACCTCGCCTGCTATCGCGGCCTGCGCCACCGCAAGGGCCTGCCGGTTCGCGGCCAGCGTACGCACACCAATGCGCGCACCCGCAAGGGCAAAGCGAAGCCGATCGCCGGCAAGAAGAAATAAGATCCGCCGTCGCCCGCAAGGGCGATGCTGCTTATTTCTATGCCGGAGGCCGCCTTACCATGGCACCATCGGCCGTTTCAGGATTACAGGTTTAGGAATTCAACATGGCTCGTGAACCGCAGCGCCTTCGTCGGCGCGAACGCAAGAATATCTCGTCGGGTGTCGCCCACGTCAACGCCACCTTCAACAACACGATGATCACCATCACCGACGCGCAGGGCAATGCCATTGCCTGGTCGAGCGCCGGCATGATGGGCTTCAAGGGCAGCCGCAAATCGACGCCCTATGCCGCGCAGGTCTGCGCGGAAGACGCCGGCAAGAAGGCCGCCGAACATGGCGTCCGCACGCTGGAAGTTGAAGTCAAGGGCCCCGGCGCGGGCCGTGAATCGGCTCTGCGCGCGCTGCAGGCGGTCGGGTTTCACATTACGTCGATCCGCGACGTGACGCCGATCCCGCACAATGGCGTCCGCCCGGCCAAACGCCGCCGCGTCTGACGTTTTCGGATCGGCGGCCAGCGCGCCGCCGCGCCGTTATACTATTTCACGCTGGACCGGCCGACCGACCCCGACCCGTCCCGCCATCAGCAAAGGGAAGTCTATGACTGTCAATATCCGGAACTGGCAGGAATTGAAGAAGCCCAGCAACCTGGAAATCAAGGCTGGCAGCGACGGCAAGCGCAAGGCTACCTTCGTCGCCGAGCCGCTGGAACGCGGTTTTGGCCTGACGCTGGGCAACGCGCTGCGCCGCGTTC
This window harbors:
- the rpsK gene encoding 30S ribosomal protein S11; this encodes MAREPQRLRRRERKNISSGVAHVNATFNNTMITITDAQGNAIAWSSAGMMGFKGSRKSTPYAAQVCAEDAGKKAAEHGVRTLEVEVKGPGAGRESALRALQAVGFHITSIRDVTPIPHNGVRPAKRRRV
- the rpsM gene encoding 30S ribosomal protein S13: MARIAGVNLPTNKRVIIALTYIHGIGRKTAVDIADKLGIDHSRRIQDLSDAEVLQIRETLDADHTVEGDLRRNTAMNIKRLMDLACYRGLRHRKGLPVRGQRTHTNARTRKGKAKPIAGKKK